A window of the Palaemon carinicauda isolate YSFRI2023 unplaced genomic scaffold, ASM3689809v2 scaffold185, whole genome shotgun sequence genome harbors these coding sequences:
- the LOC137635859 gene encoding golgin subfamily A member 6-like protein 22: MDGRLSNTSSRDSMEKRFQIQRDKLAFTEKRIQIQQDKLAFTEKRFQIQQDKFAFTEKRFQIQRDKLAFTEKRFQIQQDKFAFTEKRFQIQRDKLAFTEKRFQIQRDKLAFTEKRFQIQQDKLAFTEKRFQIQRDKLAFTEKRFQIQQDKLAFTEKRFQIQRDKLAFTEKRFQIQQDKLAFTEKRFQIQRDKLAFTEKRFQIQQDKLAFTENYKISTTLNRYETSWKNWVRYVEDKNPSSKSMGFCLGFPIDLHAKDLASSTIASCKSSLAGPVLYAFDIDFNAVLFATIP; encoded by the coding sequence GAAAAAAGATTTCAAATTCAACGGGACAAATTGGCATTTACGGAAAAAAGAATTCAGATTCAACAGGACAAATTGGCATTTACGGAAAAAAGATTTCAGATTCAACAGGACAAATTTGCATTTACGGAAAAAAGATTTCAGATTCAGCGGGACAAATTGGCATTTACGGAAAAAAGATTTCAGATTCAACAGGACAAATTTGCATTTACGGAAAAAAGATTTCAGATTCAACGGGACAAATTGGCATTTACGGAAAAAAGATTTCAGATTCAACGGGACAAATTGGCATTTACGGAAAAAAGATTTCAGATTCAACAGGACAAATTGGCATTTACGGAAAAAAGATTTCAGATTCAACGGGACAAATTGGCATTTACGGAAAAAAGATTTCAGATTCAACAGGACAAATTGGCATTTACGGAAAAAAGATTTCAGATTCAACGGGACAAATTGGCATTTACGGAAAAAAGATTTCAGATTCAACAGGACAAATTGGCATTTACGGAAAAAAGATTTCAGATTCAACGGGACAAATTGGCATTTACGGAAAAAAGATTTCAGATTCAACAGGACAAATTGGCATTTAcggaaaattataaaatttccactactttgaatcggtatgaaacttcgtggaagaaTTGGGTTCGATATGTGGAAGATAAAAATCCATCTTCTAAATCTATGGGTTTTTGTTTAGGGTTTCCGATCGACTTACATGCGAAAGATTTAGCATCCTCCACGATTGCGTCATGCAAGTCGTCCTTAGCTGGACCTGTTTTATATGCCTTTGACATAGATTTTAACGCTGTCCTCTTCGCCACGATTCCATAA